The following proteins come from a genomic window of Drosophila sulfurigaster albostrigata strain 15112-1811.04 chromosome X, ASM2355843v2, whole genome shotgun sequence:
- the LOC133847910 gene encoding sodium leak channel NALCN isoform X1 encodes MIDRLQIRRLGAAARNKRTGGGVNFHSASGITTPATASTSSSSGNSLTPQQQHQHSLSLSNPHQNQNQHAHLRSSQQQQQQQQLASHFNFNPSPGSSPGNGLGTRQDAASTLNSPTANIVNSGSGSGGGSSSTAFGMQQTVGGLVGGTTSNAVGAVGPTIVNNAAHNNGAGATVCPVGGVGGGGLNLLGGIGGLGGGAATAGMGICGGISSTVGSAAITGVPPIGLGIATGIGNKIMLGRKQSLKGGEPFLADYGPEESLNESADIEWVNKLWVRRLMRLCALVSLASVSLNTPKTFERYPSLQYITFVSDTAVTVLFTAEMIAKMHIRGVLHGEVPYLKDHWCQFDASMVSFLWVSIILQIFEVLEIVAKFSYLSIMRAPRPLIMIRFLRVFLKFSMPKSRINQIFKRSSQQIYNVTLFFLFFMSLYGLLGVQFFGELKNHCVMNNTEYDILGRPVLTINSLAIPDTFCSMDPDSGYQCSPGMRCMKMDFLSSYVIGFNGFEDIATSIFTVYQAASQEGWVFIMYRAIDSLPAWRAAFYFSTMIFFLAWLVKNVFIAVITETFNEIRVQFQQMWGARGHIQKTAASQILSGNDSGWRLVTIDDNKHGGLAPETCHAILRSPYFRMLVMTVILANGIVTATMAFKHDGRPRHIFYERYYYIEVAFTCLLDLETLFKIYCLGWRGYYKHSIHKFELLLAAGTTLHIVPIFYLSGLTYFQVLRVVRLIKASPMLEGFVYKIFGPGKKLGSLIIFTMCLLIISSSISMQLFCFLCDFTKFESFPEAFMSMFQILTQEAWVEVMDETMIRTSKTLTPLVAVYFILYHLFVTLIVLSLFVAVILDNLELDEDIKKLKQLKFREQSAEIKETLPFRLRIFEKFPDSPQMTILHRIPNDFMLPKVRESFMKHFVIELETDDPSMVESCKRPMSECWESNVVFRKQKPVRIMNKTAKVRAAGSSLRKLAITHIINDSNNQRLMLGDSAMLPVVGTKGGLKSQGTITHSKPWRVDQKKFGSRSIRRSVRSGSIKLKQTYEHLMENGDIAAAPRANSGRARPHDLDIKLLQAKRQQAEMRRNQREEDLRENHPFFDTPLFLVPRESRFRKICQKIVHARYDARLKDPLTGKERKVQYKSLHNFLGLVTYLDWVMIFATTLSCISMMFETPSYRLMDHPTLQIAEYGFVIFMSLELALKILADGLFFTPKAYIKDVAAALDVFIYVVSTSFLCWMPHNIPTNSAAQLLMILRCVRPLRIFTLVPHMRKVVYELCRGFKEILLVSTLLILLMFIFASYGVQLYGGRLARCNDPTILRREDCVGVFMRRVFVTKMKLTPGPDESYPAMLVPRVWANPRRFNFDNIGDAMLTLFEVLSFKGWLDVRDVLIKVVGPIHAIYIHIYIFLGCMIGLTLFVGVVIANYSENKGTALLTVDQRRWCDLKKRLKIAQPLHLPPRPDGRKIRAFTYDITQHIIFKRVIAVVVLINSMLLSITWIKGEVHTERLVIVSAVLTFVFVVEVVMKNIAFTPRGYWQSRRNRYDLLVTVAGVIWIILQTILRNDLSYFFGFMVVILRFFTITGKHTTLKMLMLTVGVSVCKSFFIIFGMFLLVFFYALAGTILFGTVKYGEGIGRRANFGSPVTGVAMLFRIVTGEDWNKIMHDCMVQPPYCTLGGNYWETDCGNFTASLIYFCTFYVIITYIVLNLLVAIIMENFSLFYSNEEDALLSYADIRNFQNTWNIVDIHQRGVIPVRRVKFILRLLKGRLECDPQKDRLLFKYMCYELDKLHNGEDVTFHDVINMLSYRSVDIRKALQLEELLAREEFEYLVEEEVAKMTIRTWLEGCLKKIRAQNASKQQNSLIAGLRATNEQSVMRPNVQEDLAPSGVLDKSAISTISGAVAGTCPPTSDAFSPTLSSTENDEKDANSSAAIVLTHSDVHATGVRHVMAVGGKRSYALNRSDSTGSSAGRKFLAPTSSDPQQRSTLSDKERLHISSQQRKKNSMTTLPHVAQLGQLGKQRDTNKSSTIFSEIGQFHYPIINQTVAATAALHGYGDHHQHQHQHPHHHGVLSSSSAMMSQLIGGSGKLLPFNNQANAVYEVHDWWQEQVLCPQTSDDEV; translated from the exons ATGATTGACCGCTTACAGATTCGACGCTTGGGTGCAGCTGCAAGAAACAAACGCACGGGAGGTGGCGTTAACTTTCACTCGGCCAGTGGGATAACGACGCCAGCGACGGCAAGCACCAGCTCCTCCAGTGGCAATAGCTTGAcaccgcaacagcagcatcagcattcATTATCGCTATCAAATCctcatcaaaatcaaaatcagcACGCTCATCTGCGAAGctcgcaacagcagcagcagcagcagcagctagctAGCCATTTCAACTTCAATCCATCGCCGGGAAGCAGTCCTGGCAACGGATTGGGGACACGACAAGATGCGGCTAGCACGCTTAACAGTCCAACGGCAAACATTGTGAACTCAGGCAGCGGCAGTggtggcggcagcagcagcaccgcTTTCGGAATGCAGCAGACGGTTGGAG gtcTAGTTGGTGGGACAACATCGAACGCAGTGGGAGCAGTTGGTCCGACGATCGTCAACAATGCGGCTCACAACAATGGAGCAGGCGCCACGGTCTGCCCTGTGGGCGGCGTTGGGGGCGGAGGCCTCAATCTGCTGGGCGGCATTGGCGGCCTGGGCGGTGGGGCCGCCACAGCCGGCATGGGGATCTGTGGCGGCATCAGCAGCACTGTGGGCAGCGCTGCCATTACGGGTGTGCCGCCCATTGGACTGGGCATTGCGACGGGAattggcaataaaataatgttggGTCGCAAGCAGAGCCTCAAGGGTGGCGAACCCTTTTTGGCCGACTATGGACCGGAGGAATCGCTGAACGAGAGCGCCGACATCGAGTGGGTCAACAAGCTGTGGGTGCGTCGTCTGATGCGTTTGTGTGCCTTGGTCTCGCTGGCATCCGTTTCACTCAACACACCGAAGACATTCGAGCGGTATCCATCGCTGCAGTACATAACATTCGTGTCGGACACAGCTGTCACAGTTCTCTTCACAGCCGAGATGATTGCCAAAATGCACATTCGGGGCGTTCTGCAT GGTGAAGTGCCATATCTTAAGGATCATTGGTGTCAGTTCGATGCTTCTATGGTCAGCTTTCTGTGGGTCTCCATCATCCTGCAAATCTTTGAAGTTCTTGAAATTGTGGCAAA ATTCTCGTATCTATCTATAATGCGAGCGCCTCGACCTCTTATTATGATACGCTTCCTGAGAGTTTTCCTTAAATTTAGTATGCCCAAGAGTCGcatcaatcaaattttcaa ACGTTCGAGTCAGCAAATCTACAATGTGACGCTATTCTTTTTATTCTTCATGTCATTGTATGGACTGCTAGGAGTGCAGTTCTTTGGCGAGCTGAAAAATCACTGTGTGATGAACAATACGGAGTATGATATACTGGGCAGACC AGTACTAACGATCAACTCGCTGGCCATACCAGACACATTCTGTTCGATGGATCCCGACTCGGGTTATCAGTGTTCGCCTGGGATGCGGTGTATGAAGATGGACTTCCTGAGCAGCTACGTGATTGGCTTTAATGGCTTCGAGGACATTGCCACAAGTATCTTCACCGTTTATCAGGCCGCATCACAAGAGGGCTGGGTTTTCATAATGTACCGAGCCATCGATTCGCTGCCCGCTTGGCGAGCAGCTTTCTACTTCAGCACAATGATATTCTTCCTCGCCTGGCTGGTGAAGAACGTTTTCATAGCCGTGATCACGGAGACTTTCAACGAGATACGCGTGCAGTTCCAGCAGATGTGGGGAGCCCGGGGACACATACAAAAGACCGCTGCCTCGCAGATACTTAGCGGCAACGATTCCGGCTGGCGACTCGTCACCATCGATGACAATAAACACGGCGGATTGGCGCCCGAGACGTGTCATGCCATTCTCCGATCTCCGTACTTTCGCATGCTCGTCATGACCGTGATTCTGGCCAACGGCATTGTGACTGCCACGATGGCCTTCAAGCATGATGGACGACCACGTCACATATTCTACGAGAGATACTACTACATTGAGGTGGCATTCACATGCCTGCTCGATCTGGAAACGCTGTTCAAGATCTACTGTCTAGGGTGGCGTGGTTACTACAAGCATTCGATAcacaaatttgaattgttgCTGGCCGCTGGCACCACGCTGCATATAGTGCCCATTTTCTATTTGTCGGGATTGACGTATTTCCAAGTGTTGCGGGTGGTGCGACTGATTAAGGCATCGCCAATGCTGGAGGGTTTTGTCTACAAGATCTTTGGGCCTGGCAAAAAACTTGGCTCGCTGATTATCTTCACCATGTGTTTGCTGATCATTAGCTCGAGCATTTCAatgcaattgttttgcttCCTCTGCGATTTCACCAAGTTCGAATCGTTCCCCGAAGCCTTCATGAGCATGTTCCAGATTCTCACGCAAGAGGCGTGGGTGGAGGTCATGGACGAAACGATGATCCGAACGAGTAAAACCCTGACGCCATTGGTTGCCGTATATTTCATACTTTACCATCTGTTTGTCACACTCATCGTGCTCAGTCTTTTCGTGGCGGTCATTTTGGATAACTTGGAGTTGGACGAGGATATCAAGAAGCTGAAACAGCTCAAGTTTCGTGAGCAAAGTGCTGAAATCAAAGAGACGCTGCCTTTCCGATTGCGCATTTTCGAAAAGTTTCCGGACTCGCCACAAATGACAATACTGCATCGCATCCCAAACGATTTCATGCTCCCCAAGGTACGCGAGAGTTTCATGAAGCACTTTGTCATCGAACTGGAAACCGATGATCCATCAATGGTCGAGAGTTGCAAGCGGCCCATGTCCGAGTGCTGGGAGTCCAACGTTGTGTTCCGCAAGCAAAAACCTGTCCGCATTATGAACAAAACCGCCAAGGTGCGAGCTGCTGGCAGTAGCCTACGCAAGTTGGCCATCACTCacataattaa CGATAGCAACAATCAACGTCTTATGTTGGGCGACTCAGCCATGTTGCCAGTGGTGGGCACCAAGGGAGGCCTCAAGTCACAGGGCACGATAACGCATTCGAAGCCGTGGCGGGTGGATCAGAAGAA ATTTGGATCACGCTCCATACGTCGCAGCGTACGTTCTGGCTCGATCAAGCTGAAGCAGACCTATGAGCATCTCATGGAGAACGGTGACATTGCGGCCGCTCCGCGCGCCAATTCTGGTCGGGCTCGGCCTCACGACTTGGACATCAAGCTGCTGCAGGCGAAACGGCAGCAGGCCGAGATGCGACGCAATCAGCGAGAGGAGGATCTAAGAGAGAATCATCCGTTCTTTGACACACCGCTGTTTCTGGTGCCGCGCGAAAGTCGCTTTCGCAAGATATGCCAGAAGATCGTGCATGCCCGATACGATGCGCGGCTTAAAGATCCACTCACAGGGAAGGAGCGCAAAGTGCAGTACAAGAGTTTGCA CAACTTTCTCGGTCTGGTCACCTATCTGGACTGGGTGATGATCTTTGCCACCACACTCTCATGCATTTCCATGATGTTCGAGACACCCAGTTATCGTCTAATGGATCACCCTACACTCCAAATAGCCGAATACGGATTCGTCATATTTATGAGCCTGGAGCTCGCGCTTAAGATTCTCGCCGATGGATTGTTTTTTACGCCCAAGGCTTACATTAAGGATGTAGCTGCCGCATTGGATGTATTCATTTATGTGGTATCCACGTCGTTTCTTTGCTGGATGCCACACAATATACCCACAAATTCGGCGGCTCAACTGTTGATGATTCTACGCTGCGTCCGACCATTGAGAATCTTCACGCTGGTGCCGCATATGAGAAAAGTGGTCTATGAACTGTGCCGAGGCTTCAAAGAGATCTTATTGGTATCCACTCTGCTCATTCTACTGATGTTCATATTTGCCAGCTACGGTGTGCAATTGTACGGTGGACGTTTGGCGCGTTGTAATGATCCGACGATACTGCGGCGAGAGGATTGTGTTGGCGTCTTTATGCGACGTGTCTTTGTGACCAAAATGAAGCTGACTCCGGGACCAGATGAGTCGTATCCGGCGATGTTGGTGCCACGCGTCTGGGCGAATCCTCGTCGCTTCAATTTCGACAACATTGGGGATGCGATGTTAACCTTGTTCGAGGTGTTGTCCTTCAAGGGTTGGTTGGATGTTCGCGATGTTCTTATTAAAGTTGTTGGACCG ATTCATGCTATCTATATCCACATCTACATATTCTTGGGTTGCATGATTGGTTTGACCCTCTTTGTGGGTGTTGTTATCGCAAACTACTCGGAGAACAAAGGCACAGCGCTGTTAACTGTCGACCAGAGGCGATGGTGTGACTTAAAGAAGCGTCTCAAGATCGCTCAGCCTCTGCATTTGCCACCGCGACCAGATGGTCGAAAGATTCGTGCCTTTACCTACGACATTACGCAGCACATTATCTTTAAGCGTGTCATTGCTGTGGTCGTCTTGATCAACAGTATGTTGTTATCTATAACA TGGATTAAAGGAGAGGTGCACACGGAGCGTTTGGTTATTGTTAGCGCCGTGCTCAcctttgtgtttgttgttgaagttgtgATGAAGAACATTGCCTTCACACCTCGGGGCTACTGGCAGTCCAGGCGCAATCGCTACGATCTGCTTGTAACGGTTGCTGGCGTCATCTGGATCATATTGCAGACAATTCTCAGG AATGATTTGTCatacttttttggttttatggTAGTTATCCTGCGTTTCTTTACTATAACTGGTAAACATACAACGTTGAAAATGCTGATGCTAACGGTTGGTGTCTCAGTGTGCAAATCTTTCTTCATCATTTTCGGAATGTTTCTCTTGGTCTTCTTCTATGCCCTGGCTGGTACAATATTATTTG GTACTGTAAAGTATGGAGAAGGTATTGGTCGACGAGCGAACTTTGGATCCCCGGTGACTGGCGTCGCAATGTTATTTCGGATCGTTACCGGCGAGGATTGGAATAAAATCATGCACGATTGTATGGTTCAGCCACCATATTGTACGCTTGGTGGAAATTACTGGGAAACCGATTGCGGCAATTTCACAGCAAgcttgatatatttttgcacattttacGTGATCATCACGTACATTGTACTCAATCTACTTGTGG CTATTATCATGGAGAACTTTTCATTATTCTACTCAAATGAAGAGGATGCCTTGTTGTCCTATGCAGACATACGTAACTTTCAAAACACCTGGAACATTGTCGACATTCATCAGCGGGGTGTTATTCCTGTGCGCCGGGTGAAGTTCATTTTGCGACTCTTGAAAGGTCGCCTCGAGTGTGATCCGCAAAAGGATCGGTTGTTATTCAAGTACATGTGCTATGAACTGGACAAGCTGCATAATGGCGAGGATGTAACATTCCACGATGTTATCAA CATGCTTTCGTATCGATCGGTGGACATTCGAAAAGCATTACAGCTAGAGGAGTTGCTGGCTCGTGAGGAATTCGAATACTTGGTGGAGGAGGAAGTAGCTAAAATGACTATACGTACCTGGCTGGAAGGCTGCCTCAAAAAGATACGTGCACAAAACGCCAGT aAGCAACAAAACTCATTGATTGCCGGTCTGCGTGCCACGAACGAACAGTCGGTGATGCGACCGAACGTACAAGAGGATTTGGCACCCAGCGGAGTGCTGGACAAATCAGCGATTAGTACAATAAGTGGTGCGGTTGCTGGCACCTGTCCGCCCACCAGCGATGCCTTCTCGCCCACTTTGAGCTCAACAGAGAACGATGAGAAGGATGCCAATAGCAGTGCCGCGATTGTCTTAACCCATTCCGATGTCCACGCCACCGGGGTGCGTCACGTAATGGCGGTGGGTGGCAAGCGGAGCTATGCCCTCAACCGAAGTGATTCCACCGGCAGCTCGGCGGGACGTAAGTTTTTGGCACCCACTTCAAGTGATCCGCAGCAGCGTTCGACGTTGAGCGATAAGGAGCGATTGCATATAAGCAGTCAACAGCGGAAGAAGAACTCGATGACCACAttgccacatgtggcacaACTGGGACAGCTGGGCAAACAGCGCGATACGAACAAGTCATCGACGATTTTCAGTGAAATTGGCCAGTTTCACTATCCGATCATCAATCAAACGGTGGCTGCCACCGCCGCTCTACATGGCTATGGGGATcaccatcagcatcagcatcaacatccgCATCATCATGGCGTCCTCAGTAGTTCCTCGGCCATGATGAGC